A genomic segment from Triplophysa dalaica isolate WHDGS20190420 chromosome 22, ASM1584641v1, whole genome shotgun sequence encodes:
- the si:ch211-103f14.3 gene encoding zona pellucida-like domain-containing protein 1, producing MYSGYNESQLIINDIMNNPGCQGTVDATVSPPVVRFRFPLNSTNSCGSKFLTIKNVGTGIFSEFSNIETVNISGVVQSNDITTGTVTYNAELKYYYSCAYPLQYLINNTQIDVAGSSIAVKDNNGSFISTLNLRLFSDENYTQPLTMPSLGIELRTDVFVQVEANNLTSEYFVLLDRCYASVSKLATTDNYFNLFVPCTRDRLTKMLVNGEMQHARFSFPAFRFTEQQNQTVSTYFLHCITRLCERTTCMTFRNCRKRRRRAEGDFTTASPESLDATTITSPAIIIRADNIIASKEEDVSINPKRPSDTSVGLGIAVGILAFALIMIVGMGTVFYKRYWHPGPSKTAYRA from the exons ATGTACAGCGGCTACAACGAATCACAGCTCATCATCAATGACATCATGAATAACCCAGGCTGCCAGGGCACCGTCGATGCCACAGTCTCACCCCCTGTGGTTCGATTCAGATTCCCACTCAACTCGACCAATTCCTGCGGGAGCAAATTTCTT ACTATCAAAAATGTAGGAACAGGCATATTCTCTGAGTTCTCAAACATCGAGACGGTCAACATCAGCGGAGTTGTGCAATCGAATGACATAACAACAGGCACGGTGACGTACAACGCTGAGCTGAAGTATTACTACTCCTGTGCTTATCCTCTGCAGTACCTTATCAACAACACTCAGATCGATGT GGCGGGTTCCTCGATTGCTGTGAAAGACAATAATGGTAGTTTCATCAGCACTCTGAACCTCCGACTCTTCAGT GATGAAAACTACACTCAACCTCTAACCATGCCTTCCCTCGGTATTGAGCTCAGGAcagatgtgtttgtgcaggTAGAGGCCAACAACCTGACCTCCGA GTACTTTGTATTGCTGGACAGATGCTATGCCTCCGTTTCAAAATTAGCCACTACAGACAATTACTTCAACCTCTTTGTACC ATGTACCAGAGATCGTCTTACAAAAATGTTGGTGAACGGAGAGATGCAGCACGCACGGTTCTCATTTCCTGCCTTCCGTTTCACAGAACAGCAGAATCAGACAGTGTCGACATACTTCCTGCACTGTATTACACGACTGTGTGAAAGAACAACCTGCATGACATTTAGG AATTGTCgcaagaggaggaggagagctGAGGGAGACTTCACCACCGCTTCTCCTGAAAGCTTGGACGCCACCACCATCACATCACCAGCCATCATCATACGTGCAGACAACA TTATTGCATCAAAAGAGGAAG ACGTGTCTATCAACCCAAAAAGACCTTCTGACACTTCGGTGGGTCTTGGGATCGCTGTGGGGATCCTGGCATTTGCTCTCATCATGATTGTGGGAATGGGAACCGTTTTCTACAAGAGATACTGGCACCCTGGCCCCTCAAAAACAGCATACAGGGCTTAA
- the zpld1a gene encoding zona pellucida-like domain-containing protein 1a gives METLCVILLLLSKTLIVNAQFNGFNCDSNFHSRFPAERDISVYCGVQTITLKINFCPVLFSGYIDTDLALNGRHGDAHCRGFINNNTFPTVVLFSISLNTLEACGNSLLVSTAQGPNAYGNISRVQIGSISGYIDTPDPPTVISYLPGLLYKFSCSYPLEYLVNNTQLASSAAAISVKDSNGTFISTLNLLLYNDSSYIQHLAIPMAGLTLKTRVFAAVKASNLDRRWNVLMDYCYTTPSGNPNDVLRYDLFFGCDKDPQTTVFENGKSQMGRFSFEVFRFVKHKNQKMSTVFLHCVTKLCRADDCPMLLPICGKRKKRDVSERTGAASDNAVITAGPIITRSDDTPTNNSQLGQSSEPPFKMNSVTSALISTIAILGVMSMCFFILSIKLLKGKQTPPTLSVAHNPAFS, from the exons ATGGAAACTTTATGTGTGATTCTTCTGCTCTTAAGTAAAACTTTAATAGTCAACGCGCAATTCAATGGATTTAATTGTGACTCTAACTTTCACAGTCGCTTTCCCG CTGAGCGGGACATCAGCGTATACTGTGGAGTGCAAACCATAACACTGAAGATTAACTTTTGCCCTGTGCTTTTCTCTGGCTACATCGACACTGATCTGGCACTGAATGGTCGTCACGGTGATGCCCACTGTCGAGGGTTCATTAACAACAATACTTTCCCCACAGTCGTGCTGTTCAGCATCAGTCTTAACACGCTCGAGGCCTGTGGAAACTCACTATTG gtcTCTACAGCACAGGGGCCCAATGCCTATGGAAACATCTCAAGAGTCCAGATTGGAAGCATATCGGGGTACATCGACACTCCGGATCCCCCAACAGTCATCAGTTACCTGCCGGGACTGCTTTACAAGTTCAGCTGTAGTTACCCTCTGGAATACCTGGTGAACAACACGCAGCTCGCTTC GTCGGCCGCAGCTATATCGGTGAAGGACAGCAACGGTACTTTCATCAGCACCTTGAATTTACTCCTGTACAAC GACTCCTCATACATCCAGCATCTCGCCATTCCCATGGCTGGACTTACTCTGAAGACACGCGTGTTTGCTGCTGTAAAAGCCTCTAACCTAGACAGGAG GTGGAATGTTCTGATGGACTACTGTTACACGACGCCCTCCGGGAATCCTAATGATGTTCTACGTTATGACCTTTTCTTTGG ATGTGATAAAGACCCGCAAACAACGGTATTTGAGAACGGAAAGAGCCAGATGGGGCGGTTCTCCTTTGAGGTGTTCCGCTTTGTCAAGCACAAGAACCAGAAGATGTCCACCGTCTTTCTTCACTGTGTGACCAAGCTTTGCCGAGCCGATGACTGCCCCATGCTTCTGCCT ATCTGTGGGAAAAGGAAGAAAAGGGATGTATCGGAAAGAACGGGAGCGGCCTCAGACAATGCAGTCATAACTGCAGGACCCATCATCACCAGAAGTG ACGACACTCCCACCAATAATTCCCAGCTAG GACAGTCAAGTGAGCCTCCATTCAAAATGAATTCAGTGACGAGTGCTTTGATTTCCACCATCGCAATCCTTGGCGTTATGAGCATGTGCTTCTTTATCTTGTCTATAAAGTTACTGAAGGGGAAACAAACGCCACCGACTCTGTCAGTAGCCCACAACCCAGCATTCAGCTAA